In the genome of Xanthomonas hortorum pv. pelargonii, the window AATCAATGGCCGCACGCTCGATGCCGAACACCTGCGCGAGCTGCAGGACGAACTGCGCGATGGCCAGGCGGCCACGCTGACCTACCGCCGCGACGGCCAGACCCACACCATGACCTTGAAGCGCCCGCAATGACTGCTGTTCGCCCTATATGGCTGCTTTCAGCCACGTTGTTGCTTGCACCGCCGGCGGTGCCGATGGTGTCGCTGCATGCCGCCGATGCGCCGGCCGTGCGTTTACAAGATGTGGACCTGCGTGCCTTCATCCAGGATGTGTCGCGTGCCACCGGCATCACCTTCATCTTGGACACGCGCGTGCAGGGCACCGTCAATGTGGCGCGTGCGCAGGCGATGTCGGAAGAGGATCTGCTCGGCATGCTGTTGGCGGTGTTGCGTGCCAATGGCTTGATCGCGGTGTCCAGCGGTCCTTCGACCTATCGCATCATTCCCGACGACACCGCAGCGCAACAGCCCGGCAGCGCGGCCAACGGCAACCTGGGCTTTGCCACGCAGGTGTTCACCCTGCAGCGCGTGGATGCGCGCAGCGCTGCTGAGATTCTCAAGCCCTTGATCGGGCGCGGCGGCGTGATCATGGCGATGCCGCAAGGCAATAGCCTGCTGATTGCCGACTACGCCGACAATCTGCGCCGCGTGCGCGGCCTGGTCGCACAGATCGACACCGACCGCGCGGCGATCGATACGGTGACCTTGCGTAATAGCTCGGCGCAGGAACTGGCGCGCACGCTGACCTCGCTGTTCGGGCAGGCGGGCGAGCGCAGCAATGTGCTGTCGGTGTTGCCGGTGGAAAGCAGCAACTCCCTGATCGTGCGCGGCGACCCGGCACTGGTGCAGCGGGTGGTGCGCACTGCGGTGGATCTGGACGGGCGCGCAGAGCGCCGCGGCGATGTCAGCGTGGTGCGTCTGCAACACGCCAGCGCCGAGCAATTGCTGCCCGTGTTGCAGCAGTTGGTCGGGCAGACGCCAGGCAATGACGCGCAGCCTGGGCAGGATGCGCGCCCGACTGCCGTGGATGTGGCGGCCGCTGCCGGCGGTGCACAGACGCAGGTGATTGCACCGGCTGCCGGCAAGCGCCCGGTGATCGTGCGGTATCCCGGTTCCAATGCCTTGATCATCAACGCCGACCCGGAAACCCAGCGCGCCTTGATGGATGTGATCCGGCAGCTGGACGTGCATCGCGAGCAGGTCCTGGTCGAAGCGATCGTGGTGGAGATCTCCGATAACGCCGCCAAGCGCCTGGGTGTGCAGCTGTTGCTGGCAGGCCGCAATGGCACGGTGCCGTTGATCGCCACGCAATACAGCGGTGCAGCGCCGGGCATCGTGCCGCTGGCCGCTGCGGCTGCCGGCACGCGCAGCAATAACGGTGAAGAAGATTCGGTGTTGGAACAGGCGCGCAATGTGGCCGCGCAATCGTTGCTGGGGTTGAGCGGTGGATTGATCGGCCTGGCCGGGCAGAGCAACGATGCGGTGTTCGGCATGATCATCGATGCGGTCAAGAGCGACACCGGCTCCAACCTGTTGTCCACACCGTCGATCATGACGCTGGACAACGAGCAGGCGCGTATTCTGGTGGGCCAGGAAGTGCCGATCACCACCGGCGAAGTGCTGGGCACCGCCAACGTCAATCCGTTCCGCACCATCCAGCGCCAGGATGTGGGCGTGCAGCTGGAAGTGCGCCCGCAGATCAATACCGCGGGCGGCATCACGCTGGCGATCAAGCAGGAGGTCTCGGCGATCGCCGGGCCGGTCAGCGCGCAATCCTCGGAGCTGGTATTCAACAAGCGCCAGATCGAAACCCGCGTGGTGGTGGAAAACGGCGCCATCGTCGCGCTCGGTGGACTGCTCGATCAGAACGACCGCCAGACGGTGGAGAAGGTGCCGCTGCTGGGCGATGTGCCCGGTCTGGGCGCGCTGTTCCGGCATAAATCGCGCAATCGCGACAAGACCAATCTGATGGTGTTCATTCGCCCGACCATCATCCGCGATGCGGCCGATGCGCAGCGCATGACCGCACCGCGCTACAACTATCTGCGCGATCGCCAGTTGGCCGATGGCGACCCGGAAGCCGCGCTCGATGCACTGGTGCGCGACTATCTGCGTGCACAGCCGCCGCAGTTGCCGGCCGGGCCATCGTCGGTGGCGCCAGCACCAGCACCCACGCCTGCGCCCAGCGCACGCCCCGTGCAGCGCTGATGCCATGAGCAGTGCGCGCGCCAGCATTTCGTATGCGTTCGCCAAGCGCCACGGCGTGGTGCTGCTCGGCAGCGACACTGTTGCGCAGATCGGCCTGCGCGAAGGCGGCGATGTGCAGGCCCTGATCGAGCTGCGGCGTGCGCTCGGTGTGCCATTGCAGGTACGCACCTTGGCGCCGTCGGTCTTCGACCGGCATGTGTCGGAGATCTACGCCGATGCTGGCATGGAGCAGGGCGTGCAGGTGGAGGCGCTGGATCTGCACGGCAGCCTGGATTCGTTGATCGACGATATCCCCACCGCCGATCTGCTCGACAGCCAGGACGATGCGCCGATCATCCGCCTGATCAACGGCATCATCGCCGAGGCTGCACGCCTGGGCGCCTCGGACGTGCATCTGGAATCCTACGAATCGCGCTTGCGCGTGCGGCTGCGCGTGGATGGCGTGATGCGCGAAGCGGCGACCTTGCCCGGACGCATCGCCCCGCTGCTGGTGTCGCGCGTCAAGGTGATGGCACGCCTGGATATCGCCGAAAAACGCATTCCGCAAGATGGCCGCGTGTCGTTGGTGATGGGCGCCAAAGCGTTGGATGTACGTGTCTCCACGCTGCCTACGCGCAGCAGCGAGCGCGTGGTGCTACGAATCCTGGACAAGGAGCAGGGCACGCTGTCGTTGGCGCAGTTGGGCATGCCGCCGGCGGTGATGCACACCGTGCAGCGCGCCTTGCAGGTGCCCAACGGCATCGTGCTGGTCACCGGCCCGACCGGTTCGGGCAAGACCACCACGTTGTATGCGGCGCTGAGCTTGCTCAACGATGGCTCGCGCAACATCCTCACGGTGGAGGACCCGGTGGAATACGCCATCGACGGTGTCGGCCAGACCCAGGTCAACGCACGTGTCGGCATGACGTTCGCGGCCGGCTTGCGCGCGATCCTGCGGCAGGATCCGGACGTGGTGATGATCGGCGAGATCCGCGACACCGAGACCGCGCAGATTGCGGTGCAGGCCAGCTTGACCGGCCACCTGGTGCTGTCCACCGTGCACACCAACGATGCGGTGGGCGCGGTCACGCGCCTGCGCGATATGGGCATCGAACCGTTCCTGCTCGCATCGAGCCTGCGGTTGATTCTGGCGCAGCGGTTGGTACGGCGCCTGTGCACGCAGTGCCGCGCACCGCGCCCGCTGGATGCCAGTACGCGCCAGATGTTGGATGCCACGGACGCGGCAACGACCTACACCGCAGTGGGTTGCCCGGTCTGCCATCACAGCGGTTATGCCGGGCGCGTGGGCATTTACGAAGCCATCGCGGTGGACGATGCAATGCGGCGCCTGATCGGCGACAACGCCGACGAAGATGCCCTGGCCGCGGTGGCCTTCGCACGCGCACCGCGCCTGGGCGATGCCGCGCGCGCTGCGGTGCTGCAAGGTCTCACCACGCTGGAAGAAGCGCTGCGCGTCACCCGCCAGCAGGACGATGCGCATGCCACGGTTTGATTACACCGTGCTCGATCTGCACGGGCACAGCCGCCAGGGCGTGATCACTGCCGACAACGCGCACAGTGCGCGTGCGCAACTGGAACAGCGGCAGTGGGTACCGGTGCGCGTGGAGGCGGCGGTAGCGACCAGCAGCGTGCGCCCGGCGCGTTTCAGCGGCAAGGATCTGGTGTTGTTCACCCGCCAGCTCGCCACACTGGTGGAGACCGCGCCGCTGGAAGAAGCGCTGCGCACCATCGGCACGCAGTCCGAACGCCGCGGCGTGCGCCGGGTGACCAGCCAGACGCATGGGTTGGTGGTCGAAGGCTTCCGTCTGTCCGATGCGATGACACGCCAGGGCAATGCGTTTCCGCCGCTGTATCGCGCGATGGTGGCCGCGGGCGAAAGCGCCGGTGCGTTGCCGCAGGTGCTGGAGCGGTTGGCGGATCTGTTGGAGCGGCAGGCGCAGGTGCGCAGCAAGTTGCAGTCTGCACTGGTCTACCCGGCCGCGCTGGCGTTGACCGCGGGTGCGGTGGTGATCGTGCTGATGACCTTCGTGGTGCCCAAGGTGGTGGACCAGTTCGATTCGATGGGGCGTGCGTTGCCGTTGCTGACGCGCATGGTGATTGGCGTGTCGAACTTTCTGTTGCATGCAGGCATTCCGTTGCTGATTGCGTTGGTCATTGCGGTGATCGCGGCGCTGCGGTTGCTCAAGCGCCCGGAGCTGCGCCTGGCGGCCGACCGCGCGCTGCTGCGTGCGCCCTTGCTCGGCAGGTTGATCCGCGATCTGCACGCCGCACGCATGGCGCGCACCCTGGCGATCATGGTCAACAGCGGGCTGCCGTTGATGGAAGGCTTGATGATCGCTGCGCGCACCGTCGACAACCGCGCGTTGCGGCTGGCCACCGACAACATGGTCACCGCGATCCGCGAGGGCGGCAGCCTGGCAGCGGCGATGAAGCGGGCGGGCGTGTTTCCACCGACGCTGTTGTACATGGCCTCCAGCGGCGAAAACAGCGGGCGCCTGGCGCCGATGCTGGAACGTGCCGCCGATTATCTGGAGCGCGAATTCGAGTCGTTCACCACCGCGGCGATGAGCTTGCTGGAGCCGGCCATCATCGTGCTGCTGGGCGGCGTGGTGGCGGTGATCGTGCTGTCGATCCTGCTGCCCATCCTGCAATTCAACACCCTCGCGCTTGGTTGAGCGCAGCCGCTTATCCTTGGAGATCCTCATGCAGTCCATCCATCCTCGCGTACGCATCGGCTCGCTCACATCGTGCAGGCGCATGCGCGGCTTCACCCTGGTCGAGTTGATGGTGGTGATCGTCATCATCGGCCTGCTCGCCACGGTGGTGATGATCAACGTGATGCCCAGCCAGGACCGCGCGATGGTCGAAAAAGCGCGTGCCGACGTGGCGGTGCTGGAGCAGGCGCTGGAAACCTATCGCCTGGACAACCTCGGCTACCCGAGCACCGAACAAGGTTTGCAGGCACTGCTCAACGCGCCGAGCGGATTGACCCGGCCGGAGCGCTATCGCCAGGGTGGCTACATCCGCCGCCTGCCGGAGGATCCGTGGGGGCATGCGTATCAGTACCGTCGCCCGGGCCGCAGCGGCGGCTTCGATGTGTATTCGTTCGGCGCCGATGGCGTGGAAGGCGGCGACGCCCATAATGCCGATATCGGCAACTGGCGCTGAGTTGCCGAAATGTCTGGGCAACCGACCATCGTTAAGCACGTGCCCGCACGCGCGCCGCGCGCGGGCATGCGTGGCTTCACCTTGCTCGAACTGCTCGCGGTGCTGGTGATCACCGCACTCGCCAGCACCTTGGTGGTGATGACCTTGCCCGATACACGGCGCGATCTGCACGACCAGGCCGACGCGTTGGCCAGCGCCCTGCTGCACGCACGCGACGAGGCGATCCTGAGCCTGCGCATGGTCGAGGTGACTGTCGATGCGGGTGGATATGCATTCCGACGTCAGGTGCAGCAGCGTTGGGTGCCACTGGATGAAAAACCTTTCGTTGCCATGCGTTGGCCGGATGGCGTGCAGACCGCATTGCCGGTTGGCGGCACCCAAGTGAGCGTGCGTTTCGATCCTACCGGTGCGGCCACGCCGCAACGCATCGCGCTGGCTGACGGTCAACAGCAGGTGCAGGTCCTGGTGGATGCAGCCGGCGTGGTGCGGGTCGATGCGCCACAACGCTAATCGCCATGACAGCGCTGGATTTTCGCTGCTCGAACTGATGGTCGCGCTGGCGATCTTCGGTATGGCCGTGGTTGGCTTGCTGAATTTGTCCGGCGAAAGCACGCGCACTGCGGTGGTGCTGGAAGAGCGTGCGTTGGCTGCGGTGGTTGCAGAGAATCAGGCAATCGAAGCGATGCTCGCGCCCACCCCTGCAGCACTGGCACCGGCGAATGGGCAAGAGGCACTGGGCGGACGCACATGGGACTGGCAGCGAAAGTCGATGCCGGCCGGCGGCGCAGGCATTGTGCGGATCGAGGTGCAGGTGCGGGCCGCAGCGCAGGCGCAGGAAATCGCCAGTCTCAGCGTCTTGCGGAGCGCCGAATGATCCGCGCACGTCGTGCCGCAGTGTGTACCCGTGACAGTGCCGGCTTCACCTTGATCGAGTTGCTGGTTGCACTGGCGGTGTTCGCACTGGTGGCAGTCGCGGCAGTGGTGGTGATGCGGCAGAGCATCGATCAGCGCGATGCGGTACGTGCGCGCCTGCAGCAGATTCGTGAGTTTCAACTTGCGCATGGTCTGCTGCGCAGCGATCTGCAGCAGGCCGCTGTGCGGCGCACGCGCAACAGCGAGGGCGGCGCAGCACGTGAAGCGTTCATCGCAAGCCAGCCGGGTGTGTCTGGGCCCTTGTTCGGGTTTGTGCGGCGCGGCTGGAGCAATCCGGATCAGGCGCCGCGTGCGTCGTTGCAATACGTGGAGTACCGCGTGGTCGATGGACGCCTGGAGCGCAGTGCACGCCCCGCGCTCGATGGTGCAGTTGCCGGCACGCCGCAGGTGGTGCTGCGTGGCGTGCGCTCGGCGGTGGTGGGGTTTCACTATCGCGCGCAATGGAGCGATGGCTGGAGCGGCGGGCTCGAGGCACTGCCGGATGCGATCTCGCTGGAGCTGGACCTGGAGCAATGGGGCCGCGTGCGTCAGCTGTTCGTGCTGCCGGAGGGACGCGGATGAAGGCCTTGAACGCAGGTACGCAGCAACGCGGCGTGGCACTGCTGACGGTGTTGTTGCTGGTCGCAGTGATGACGCTGCTGATGGTGGCGGTGCTGGACGATCTGCGCTTCGGTCTGCGTCGTAGCGGCAATGGCGAGGCGATGACGCAGGCGCAGTGGTACGCGCTGGGCACCGAAACCATTGCGCGGCAACGTCTGCAGGCATTGGCCAGGCGCGACCCGATGCGCACAACGCTGGAGGGCGGCTGGAACGATCAACCGATCACCTTCCCGCTGGACGACGGCGCGGTGAGCGTGCGTCTGCGCGATCGCGGCGGCTGTTTCAATCTCAACAGTGTGGTCGCCGGTGCTCCCGAGCAATGGCAACGCAACGACGACGGTACACGCCAATACATCGCGTTGCTGCAGGTGCTCGGCATCGCGCCGCAACAGGCGCAGGCCTTGAGCGATGCGCTGGTGGACTGGATCGACAGCGACAGCCAGCCCGGTGCGCAGGGCGCCGAAGACGATCGCTACCTGCAATCGGCAGTGCCGTTGCGCACCGGGGCGACCTTGCTGGCCGGCGTCAGCGAACTGCGCGCCATCGCCGGCTATACGCCGCAGGTGATCGCGCAATTGCGGCCGTATCTGTGTGCATTGCCGGAGGGGCGCTTGTCGCCGATCAATATCAATACGCTCAGCCTGGAAGATGCGCCGGTGTTGGTGGCGCTCACCGAAGGCGCGTTGGAGCTGCCAGCTGCGCGACGCGTCATTGCCGCGCGGCCGGCCGGAGGATGGCGCGACGCCAAGACGTTCCTGAGCCAGTCTGCGCTGATACAGGCCGAGCCTTCCAACGCCGTATTGGAACAATTCGCACTACGCACCAGCTATTTCTCCCTCTACAGCCAGGTCGACCATGCCGGCGCGCAGGTCATGCTGGATGCCTTGTTGCAGCAAGATCCTGCGGGGCGTGTGCGGCTGGTGGCACGCCAATGGAGTTCCGACGAATGAGTACCACCTTGCTGTTGCTGACCACCGATGCCACTGCGCAAGCCATTGCCGTGCGCGTCGATGCGCACGGCCAGGTGCTGTCGCAACGCGCAGCCAGCGCGCCGTTTGAAGCGTCTACACGCTGCGTGCTGGTGGTGCCGGGCGTGGACGTGCAGTTGCGCTGGCTGACATTGCCGGGCCGCAGCACCGCGCAATCGATAGCCGCCGCACGCCTGCAACTGGTCGAGCATCTGGCCGTGGAGACGCAGACCTTGCATGTGGTGATCGCCGAGAGTGCCGAAGCCGATGGCACGCGCCTGGTGGCTGCGGTGGAGAGCGCGGTGATGCAGCAGTGGTTGGCGCGCGCAGCGCAGCTAGGCGTCACCCCCGATGCCGTAGTGCCCGATTGCCTGCTGCTGGAGCCCGGTGCCGACGGTGCGGCGGCAGTGATGGACTGGGATGGCCGTTGGCTGATCCGTGCCGCAGGCCTGGCCTGCAGCCTGGAGCCCGAGGTTGCACGCATGCTGCTGGGCGAGCGCGCACCGGTACAGCCGCCAACGACCGATCCTGCGCTTGCGATTGCCTGCTTTGCGCGATGCGCCACACGCACACCGATCAATCTGCGTCAGCACGCATTCGCTGCAAAGCCGGACACTGCGCAGATGGTCACGCCGCGTCGTCTTGCGGCATTGGCCGCGCTGGTGTTGCTGTCGCCACTACTTCTGTTGCTGGCGCAGACACTACGCTACGAGATCGGTGCGCGCATGCTGCAGTCGCGCGCCGCCGCGCAGTTGGGCGTGCACGACGCAGCGGCGGTGCCTGCAGCGCTGCAGGCACGTCGGCATGCGGGTGCGGCGGTCGATACCCTGGCGGTGCAGCTCGGCACCTTGTTCGCCGCAGTCGATGCCATTCCCGCTGCCGAACTGGATCAGCTTGACTATCAATCCGCACAGCCGTTGCGGGCCACACTGCTGCATACCGATGCCGCCAGCGTGCAGCAACTTTCCGCGCGGCTGGCAGAGGCAGGATGGAAAGTGCAACCAGGCACCAGCCAGAGCGAGGACGATCGTCTGCGCACGCCATTCGTGCTGGAGCCAGTGCAATGAGTGCAGGTCTGCAACGCGGGATGCAGTGGTGGCAGACGCGTGCGCCGCGCGAGCGGGTGATGCTGGGCGTGATGTGCGCCGCAGTGGCCGCGTTCATCGGTTGGTATGCGCTTTACCTGCCACTGCGGCACTGGC includes:
- the gspD gene encoding type II secretion system secretin GspD; the encoded protein is MTAVRPIWLLSATLLLAPPAVPMVSLHAADAPAVRLQDVDLRAFIQDVSRATGITFILDTRVQGTVNVARAQAMSEEDLLGMLLAVLRANGLIAVSSGPSTYRIIPDDTAAQQPGSAANGNLGFATQVFTLQRVDARSAAEILKPLIGRGGVIMAMPQGNSLLIADYADNLRRVRGLVAQIDTDRAAIDTVTLRNSSAQELARTLTSLFGQAGERSNVLSVLPVESSNSLIVRGDPALVQRVVRTAVDLDGRAERRGDVSVVRLQHASAEQLLPVLQQLVGQTPGNDAQPGQDARPTAVDVAAAAGGAQTQVIAPAAGKRPVIVRYPGSNALIINADPETQRALMDVIRQLDVHREQVLVEAIVVEISDNAAKRLGVQLLLAGRNGTVPLIATQYSGAAPGIVPLAAAAAGTRSNNGEEDSVLEQARNVAAQSLLGLSGGLIGLAGQSNDAVFGMIIDAVKSDTGSNLLSTPSIMTLDNEQARILVGQEVPITTGEVLGTANVNPFRTIQRQDVGVQLEVRPQINTAGGITLAIKQEVSAIAGPVSAQSSELVFNKRQIETRVVVENGAIVALGGLLDQNDRQTVEKVPLLGDVPGLGALFRHKSRNRDKTNLMVFIRPTIIRDAADAQRMTAPRYNYLRDRQLADGDPEAALDALVRDYLRAQPPQLPAGPSSVAPAPAPTPAPSARPVQR
- the gspE gene encoding type II secretion system ATPase GspE; its protein translation is MSSARASISYAFAKRHGVVLLGSDTVAQIGLREGGDVQALIELRRALGVPLQVRTLAPSVFDRHVSEIYADAGMEQGVQVEALDLHGSLDSLIDDIPTADLLDSQDDAPIIRLINGIIAEAARLGASDVHLESYESRLRVRLRVDGVMREAATLPGRIAPLLVSRVKVMARLDIAEKRIPQDGRVSLVMGAKALDVRVSTLPTRSSERVVLRILDKEQGTLSLAQLGMPPAVMHTVQRALQVPNGIVLVTGPTGSGKTTTLYAALSLLNDGSRNILTVEDPVEYAIDGVGQTQVNARVGMTFAAGLRAILRQDPDVVMIGEIRDTETAQIAVQASLTGHLVLSTVHTNDAVGAVTRLRDMGIEPFLLASSLRLILAQRLVRRLCTQCRAPRPLDASTRQMLDATDAATTYTAVGCPVCHHSGYAGRVGIYEAIAVDDAMRRLIGDNADEDALAAVAFARAPRLGDAARAAVLQGLTTLEEALRVTRQQDDAHATV
- the gspF gene encoding type II secretion system inner membrane protein GspF — encoded protein: MPRFDYTVLDLHGHSRQGVITADNAHSARAQLEQRQWVPVRVEAAVATSSVRPARFSGKDLVLFTRQLATLVETAPLEEALRTIGTQSERRGVRRVTSQTHGLVVEGFRLSDAMTRQGNAFPPLYRAMVAAGESAGALPQVLERLADLLERQAQVRSKLQSALVYPAALALTAGAVVIVLMTFVVPKVVDQFDSMGRALPLLTRMVIGVSNFLLHAGIPLLIALVIAVIAALRLLKRPELRLAADRALLRAPLLGRLIRDLHAARMARTLAIMVNSGLPLMEGLMIAARTVDNRALRLATDNMVTAIREGGSLAAAMKRAGVFPPTLLYMASSGENSGRLAPMLERAADYLEREFESFTTAAMSLLEPAIIVLLGGVVAVIVLSILLPILQFNTLALG
- the gspG gene encoding type II secretion system major pseudopilin GspG, encoding MQSIHPRVRIGSLTSCRRMRGFTLVELMVVIVIIGLLATVVMINVMPSQDRAMVEKARADVAVLEQALETYRLDNLGYPSTEQGLQALLNAPSGLTRPERYRQGGYIRRLPEDPWGHAYQYRRPGRSGGFDVYSFGADGVEGGDAHNADIGNWR
- a CDS encoding GspH/FimT family pseudopilin; the encoded protein is MRGFTLLELLAVLVITALASTLVVMTLPDTRRDLHDQADALASALLHARDEAILSLRMVEVTVDAGGYAFRRQVQQRWVPLDEKPFVAMRWPDGVQTALPVGGTQVSVRFDPTGAATPQRIALADGQQQVQVLVDAAGVVRVDAPQR
- the gspI gene encoding type II secretion system minor pseudopilin GspI; this encodes MRHNANRHDSAGFSLLELMVALAIFGMAVVGLLNLSGESTRTAVVLEERALAAVVAENQAIEAMLAPTPAALAPANGQEALGGRTWDWQRKSMPAGGAGIVRIEVQVRAAAQAQEIASLSVLRSAE
- the gspJ gene encoding type II secretion system minor pseudopilin GspJ: MIRARRAAVCTRDSAGFTLIELLVALAVFALVAVAAVVVMRQSIDQRDAVRARLQQIREFQLAHGLLRSDLQQAAVRRTRNSEGGAAREAFIASQPGVSGPLFGFVRRGWSNPDQAPRASLQYVEYRVVDGRLERSARPALDGAVAGTPQVVLRGVRSAVVGFHYRAQWSDGWSGGLEALPDAISLELDLEQWGRVRQLFVLPEGRG
- the gspK gene encoding type II secretion system minor pseudopilin GspK; translation: MKALNAGTQQRGVALLTVLLLVAVMTLLMVAVLDDLRFGLRRSGNGEAMTQAQWYALGTETIARQRLQALARRDPMRTTLEGGWNDQPITFPLDDGAVSVRLRDRGGCFNLNSVVAGAPEQWQRNDDGTRQYIALLQVLGIAPQQAQALSDALVDWIDSDSQPGAQGAEDDRYLQSAVPLRTGATLLAGVSELRAIAGYTPQVIAQLRPYLCALPEGRLSPININTLSLEDAPVLVALTEGALELPAARRVIAARPAGGWRDAKTFLSQSALIQAEPSNAVLEQFALRTSYFSLYSQVDHAGAQVMLDALLQQDPAGRVRLVARQWSSDE
- the gspL gene encoding type II secretion system protein GspL translates to MSTTLLLLTTDATAQAIAVRVDAHGQVLSQRAASAPFEASTRCVLVVPGVDVQLRWLTLPGRSTAQSIAAARLQLVEHLAVETQTLHVVIAESAEADGTRLVAAVESAVMQQWLARAAQLGVTPDAVVPDCLLLEPGADGAAAVMDWDGRWLIRAAGLACSLEPEVARMLLGERAPVQPPTTDPALAIACFARCATRTPINLRQHAFAAKPDTAQMVTPRRLAALAALVLLSPLLLLLAQTLRYEIGARMLQSRAAAQLGVHDAAAVPAALQARRHAGAAVDTLAVQLGTLFAAVDAIPAAELDQLDYQSAQPLRATLLHTDAASVQQLSARLAEAGWKVQPGTSQSEDDRLRTPFVLEPVQ